One Lytechinus pictus isolate F3 Inbred chromosome 11, Lp3.0, whole genome shotgun sequence genomic window, TTAATACTTGGgtaaaatagaaaaatgtaATGATATTCTTTATATGCATCAAACGATTAATGACAATAGTAGCGCTTAATACTTGGGTAAAATAGACAAATGTAATGATATTCTTTATATGCATCAAACGATTAATGACAATAGTAGCGCTTAATACTTGGgtaaaatagaaaaatgtaATGATATTCTTTATATGCATCAAACGATTAATGACAATAGTAGCGCTTAATACTTGGgtaaaatagaaaaatgtaatgatattttttatatgcatCAAACGATTAATGACAATAGTAGCACTTAATACTtgggtaaaataaaaaaatgtaatgatatTCTTTATATGCATCAAACGATTAATGACAATAGTAGCGCTTAATACTtgggtaaaataaaaaaatgtaatgatatTCTTTATATGCATCAAACGATTAATGACAATAGTAGCGCTTAATACTTGGGTAAGATAGAAAAATGTAATGATATTCTTTATATGCATCAAACGATTAATGACAATAGTAGCGCTTAATTAATACTTGGgtaaaatagaaaaatgtaATGATATTCTTTATATGCATCAAACGATTAATGACAATAGTAGCGCTTAATACTTGGgtaaaatagaaaaatgtaATGATATTCTTTATATGCATCAAACGATTAATGACAATATTAGCGCTTAATAAAAAtgggtaaaataaaaaatgtaatgataTTCTTTATATACATTTAAATAAACAGAAGCGCTTTCTGAGCAATTTAcattgtaaatattattaccCGGTGGGGTCATCGGGTCCTTGCATGCCATTGTCCAatttatgcactttctccactccctgaggaTCGCATTTCAACAAGAGTTCCAATACTAAATATCTAGGCATACTACATTACAGGCTTTCGCATCCCACCGGGTACCCTAACACAAAAGTCAGCGagtaatcgctaaatgaaatgatcATCGTTACatgtgcattttgctcagtagactcaCGAGGCACCAATCGGAATTGCTCTTtgaaattagcgattaatcgctaacctttgtgttatggggcccTGGACGGAGAGTGGCAAAAAGGACGATTGGCCGCATAATGCAGTAGGGCTAGAACACACCACCCTCTGTTAGCTGTACTACAACGCTTCCACTTAGCATACTATCATCacaatcctcatcattattattttcaccgTTATTATAAACATCATTTTATATAGTTAACCAATGTGTTGGTGAATATGTGTCCagacgaaaaaaaaagatcaaaatcaaagaattgATGGAGAGGATATATCAGAAATCTTGTTGAATTTCGATATCGTTTTTTTCCCACTATTGTTAGAGGCTAGacacattggcccgtattctgaagtcaggtttaacttagatcatggtctaactctgtgctaaattatgggaagccaaaggtgtcaacatttttattaagttgtatgtttcttatgtttactctgctctttcctgattcatcgatggtgacgacaatcatttatttatacttcctagacaattatgaatgatttgagagccaaatgagctgaaatatgatatcactgctgttagtgatttatgaaacaattggctatccatacttaaaccacaactttaaacccgattttaagttaaacccgacttcagaatacgggccattaaaCTTAAGCAATCCCTTTGAAGGATGTACAATCACATACAACGAAACCGACTCTAGACCGACTCAAAGGTACTACCGATTAAATACCATCGGTTCGGCGTTCgaagtcggtttcgttggtgtgactgtatcattagcaaggggggggggggagaataaTATATAGACAAACTTGCTTGCCGGTATCCTTACTGACGAAATGAGACTTGTCCCTAATGACgtagtcacatttcccctatagTGCGGCAGttcggcgagtcgaaaacagctattttaacattttttgtaccagctacataaggtttgaataaaaatgaataaaatggctgCCTTCGACTCGCTTTACAACCGCCgtagggaaatgtgactgaagcattaataaagataataaacaTAGAGGTACTTTAAACGAGATATATGACCCCGGGTGTGTCTCGTTCCACACGTCATACAACCCAAGACACTTGAAGGTTATAGGTAAGGATatgattttcacaaaacaagtTTGATAGTACACTTTATGAAATTCGAAGATAACATTGGACAAGGTGCTTGGATTTTAAAAACTAGAGGATTTTATCTTCCACATTTTGCAGACGCTTTTTGGaacgttgagaatctattgaaaattcccGTCAAATCACAACGGACAGAATAGAGGTCTCTGTCGAAAGTTGATGGACATGCAGGGACAACACACCGTCTTAAGATTCGGACCGGGCGAAAAATTACATTATAATGTCGTTTATCCATAGTCCAGGACGATACTGATTATCTGCGTAATAGAAAGCGTCTGAGAAGTGATTGTTAAAATGCCCTAGAATTATGAAATTGTATATCAGGATCGTGAGCCGCGGATCGGAAAGGGGTGGGCTGAGCCCAAGTGTGATGAGGGGGAGATGAACACGAAGACACAACAATGATATTTATTGCAACTTTTTTACGTTATGAAAACGTTCCCTGAAAAAatgtgatgggggggggggggtcaaaccCCTTAGCCCATCCCCTCATATTCCGGCTTCGTGGTCACTGTCATTCAATGATGCATGGGCTCTTAGAGGAGGGCAAGTAATAGGACGGTCGTTCTCGAAAGTAGTGTCTTTTTACCATAAACTAACGTCAATGTAAGATTACTTCTCCGTCGACTTTGTGAACTTCATTCTTCTCGTCATCCTCACCGAAACACTTCAACCAGTTATAGAAGCGGTACTTTTTATGGAATGGCTGGCGAGCGAGGCACATTGCAAGATCCCGGTCACACTCGCATATCGCCACGGCACACTTGGGTAGGAAATCGTACCAATAGTATTTATCCAGACCAGCTTCATGGAGAagagaggagagaaaagagaaatatagagattaataaaatacatgtttaagtGGAATATTCTATGCCATGTAAATTTTTACCCTTTTGTCATTTGGCATTTGCATGGCTATCAGGGGCGATACCAGAACATATTGATACAGGGGTAAAgagaccgatttttttttcttaaacaaGTTACATGACAATATAGAGCTATTCGTATACTCTTCTTTCGTTAatcatcctttttatttttattattattttttttttggttttacactatcaaacatttttaaggccaagtacttacatgtatatccaccGTTATTTTTTCTGAAACAACCTGTATCAAGgcattttcttatattttcgttaaaaaaaaatatcactttcATACGAGTAATACCCATATTGGAAAATGATAAGATATATGTATACCATATTACCATTGCTTACCACAAGTCACATATGCATCTCTTGTATCACATTGGTGAAGCTTATATTTATATGGTACAagataagcaacgatggtggtGTAGCACGCTCCATGTGTCACATGCGTTGCTCCATAACAGTTATCATGACTCTGGCAGCATCTTCAAATAAATCACAagcaaataaataagaaattaagaTCATTATtcactgaaataaaataaaaaatgttttattgggGATGATAAAAACTAAATCTATGATCCTTGACAGGAAGGCAAGAATACAAGATCCTCCCGATGTCTTCTTGTCTCACCTGTTGTACTATTTTCTGGCTGGAAGATTTCGAAATACTACGCAAACGCTTTCTGGGAagtagagaatctattgtcaaaattcggctcatgacaaagcagtcttcgtcgaaaatcggtgaatcaataACAGCAGTGTCGTTCGTACTTGACTCTGGACAagcgacatatttgcaattttttcgtCATCTCCAAATCTTAGGTCGATcagctgttccggttcaccaactttcgacaatgatctctaatctgtccattgtgatttgacgggcatgTTCAATAGATTCTGAACGTTCAACAGAGCGCCCGCGGAGTGGATGCTAATACGCTTATATCTTCTGAAATTATCTCGTCATCGCGCTGCGGTACGCGGTGTGTTAAGAAGTGAGTCAAAAAAGCTTGAGGAGAGTTCCTAAATCCTAAATATTCGCGAGCGAGCTAGCAAAAATTTAGccaaatgaaaatgtaattttgaaGGATTTCTTTTTACACACAAGCATACgtatacaaaataagaaataaggGTTGAACATCCATATGAACCATAGGGGTCGATACATTAGCAgcgacacgacatttgctccgacaacaattgctctgggctttgTGATTATGCCCATGTACAGTATGCACATTTAAGGATGAACTTAGCGACATTCAACACCCTAACAGGTTGCAGAGATGACCCACGTGTTAATTTTAAACTTTCTTAACGACAAGTATACCTAAGTTACAAGGTGAAAATTGAACCTTTGGGATACAAACGAGCATTTCTTGGCGCACAGTTGCAAACAATGATAACAgacaagggcggaaatctctccccaaaggtagggggaccagggcaGGGGCTGGAAAGTTTGACAAGCAACAAAAGGGTAATCACCCCAAATGTCATTTaaaccaaaatacatgttttatttcgattttgaatgatgtatttctttccatcataaaataccaaaaatagtatGGGGACATTTGAtactgtgtcccccctactattttgggaagggggacgcgtccccctgccCCCCTGTGATTTCCGCCCGTGATAACAGAAAATGATGTTTGCACCTTCTTCCACTTCGGGTGTAAGCAAACACCTCAAAAGGTGATATATACCAGTGTCTATTTTCTTAGTATGTGTATGGCGTACGAGTAAATCAATGAATCTACTACAATAAACCTAACCTGTCCACACCATCCACAGGTTTGCCGAACCCACCAAAGCCACAGTAGCATCCGTAAAACCCGAAGTCCGCTATTGTTTCCAGGAAAGTCCTGTTAGTGGTGCAACTCATCATACCATCCAAGAAGTTCAGAGCTCTATCGTTTACCATGTTCAGGACCTGCTTAGACTTCGGCTCCTCCTCATTGTCGTACATTACTGTACCGGCTAAAGAAATCGACAGCACAAACTTTTGTAAATGCATATCATTATTTAAATTAGCTAGAATGTAAGTGACGTACGCCGCCATATCTCCTGAGGACAGTGCGCttgccccgcccccccccccaaaaaaaaaaagaagaaaatttgatatcattttctgaatgttatgtcaaaatctatcacaatttGGATTATCGTAAtaaaaatttagaaatttttgctcgctcacaacaTTTTGCCCGATGCACCATATCTCGCCCCTCAAAtagtttggctcattacgcaaCTGCATGAGGAGGTGCAAATATTTTCTGACCAgaacaaaaacaataacaaaatgtGAACGATGAccactatttttgttttggaaTCATGCACTTTCAAGTACAAAATGAtctgaaaactaaaaaaaaaaagcgtcAGCAAATTTCGGAAGCGCTTCCCATATTTATGAAGACTTCCGAAAATCCTTCCCCGCCACCGAAATCATaacaatttcatatttacactAATGAAAATTAGTAATTTTTTGAGCACGgaagttttgaataaaattcataaatacaCCATACAACCAACTTTTGGTTATTCTTGTTCCGTATATAGTGAATTCTCTTAAATGGCAAAATTCTTGATATCAGACGTGATTACTTTTTAGCTTGCATAATGTGTAACCGTATTCATGGAAAGGCCCCAGTCCGAATGTGCAATGAAGTGGAAATTGTCTTTGAAAGACGCTCTTTAATATACGCTGAATGTCGTTATTTACCAACGCCCACTCTTGAATGTTATAAGAGTTTTTTGTAATATGCTGGTGGCTTGGATTGGAGTCATTGGACTAACCTTCCATCTGACATTCAGAATGCAAATTCTCTTGAAGTTTTAAACGTATGTACAATAGCCATTATTTCAAAACCTGTCGTTTAATGGCATtacatcatttacatgtattgttCTATAATTGACCgacctctttttattctttctcccttctctctctcccgcTCTCCCCCTCCAtctgtctctttctttttcctttctctctccctctctctcgtctcttttccttctttttgcttatctcttcttttccttctagGTCAGACCATTTACTGAACTTCTATATTGTTAGCCATTGTAGTCGTTACCTCATTTTGATAATGTGCATTGTATGTTTTGTGTGTGTCTAAACAGGACCGTGATGTAAAACAGCCTCGGCTGATCATGTTTCATCTTTATCCTAAATAAATACGTTacaataaaataagataaaataattgCATATTTTTTCAGGTTATTTTTTCAGGTTACATTATTGTTGGGTCATCAGCACTTTTCCTTTTTCATCATTCATGTATTTAATAGGCCTCTAAGGTCAACTAGTTTAATGCTAAATATTCAATAGAGATACTCAGTATGGAAAATGATTGTGTTTGATACGCATGGGTTTTCCTTTTTATGGCGATTGAAGAAACGTTTGCGATGCAGTCACACCGAATCCAAACCGACTATTGTGATTCTTCATTGGGAACAAGGCAATTACTTCGGATCGGTCTGTGACCTTGGTTAATTTGTGTGACTGCGTAGTATTATAGTGTTGGATGGCCCCGGTAGATGGCCAAATACAATACTCCGCATAGGTATAGGCCGAGCTAATCTGAAATCAGCTCAGTGCCACGTTTTAAACATGTACGCCCGGCATGTAAGGTACTTttgtaaaaatacaaatgtttcattcttatataattatatagggCCTATACAAACAAATACAGAGAACTGTAGAACAAATTTGCCATACATCATGCTGGAGTGTCACTTGTCTTTTGTGATCAAGAAATTACGTTTAATCTTATTACAGCTACATTTATACACTTTAGTAAAAGAAAGCACTTACCAGTGGTATGTATTGCAGCAGCAAACATGAGAGAGAACAGAATGGAATCCATATTGGTGATATTATAGTGCCTCTATCAATATTATGGTTGATTTTAGCAGACATCATAATTAGATCAATATAGTGTTGACATCTTAATAGGACGTGGTTATCCAAACTAAATGATCAGCTTCACTTGTTTGGGTACAAACTCCAGCTGCATTACAAATAACTCATTTGTTCACTGAACCCCGACGAGGAAAGCAAAGAGCTATACAGTCACGAGTTACTATTTAATGTGACACCCTCAGATATGTAAATTGTTGAGATAGGAAAGTATATAACAACTTTCATTATCCAAACGTTCAAGCTCGGTGAATTCCAAACTAAGGGTTCGATTGACATGATTGGGGAGTTTGGGTAGTAAAGTAAAACATAGTAAAGTGAAGTGAAATAAGTAGGGTGTATGATATGACGTTTCGTGAAGTGAATTAAATTAAGTAGTAAAGTTAAGTCAAGTGAAATGAGATGACATGAATTACAGTATAGAAGTAAATTGAAGTGAGATGAAATGAAGTGAATTAAGTGAATTAAAAATGAGGTTAAGTAAATTTAAGTGAAATTAAGCATAGTATAGTAAGGTTAAGTCAAGTAAAATGAAGTTGAATGAATTACAGTAGCCATTGtagtaaaaaaattgaagtgaCATGAAGTGACGAGACCTAAAATGAAGTGAAGTGAAGTAAGTTAAGTGATAAAGTAAAGAGAAGTGAGGTGAAATGAAGTTATGTGACGTGAAATGaagtaaattaaattaaaataaaatgaagtaaaGATAAGTGAAATGACGGGGAAAGAAGAAACTTAAAGTGACGTGAAATAAAACGTAATGATGTGACATAAAGTAAATAGTGAGGTAACGAAAAGTAGAGCAAATTAGGCTAAAGTAAAAGAGTAAATCAAACTGTAGTATGGTAAAACAAAGTAACAAAAATACACCAAATGAAAAATATCGGCCTTTATGTTACTGGAATTTATTTGTTCTTGTCAAATTCTCAAGGTGGCTAATgttggtttttttctttttccatgtTTAACTGTGTTTGTCGACGACAATCAGCCTTTTTATTGACAATTTGATCCCTCTCAAAAATCATGTACTGGCTTCAAGCTGAATGTGATTTTCATATTTGGATAGACCAAactgtttttgtttaattccCAACCTTTTTTTTCGACAAATTTTCCAGGAGTTTAAAATCTTTCTATTTGATAGATGGTCATGAGGTTTTCTATTTTTATAGATTACGCCTTTATTGTTTATCTTTACAAGATTTTAGATAtctattgatttcattttctttctcattttcaacCAATACCATAATATGAAGTACAATCATTGACCAATAATGATACTGAATATCAATTACAAcattcaaagaaaattgaaCCACTTACATAAAACCAGGGGTAGTAATAAGTGGTGACAGTGTGACTAAAGGTAGCGTCATATTCTTCTCTATTGAACAATAGGGGTATTTTAGAAAAAGGAACTACCCAAGAATCCCTTTCGTCTTTATTAATCCTTCTCCCTCTtcagttttcttctttttactcatccttttcccccactaatttaaaaataatagagGACGATCGGCCCTGCAAGACTGTCACCGCCCCTGCatgtaattgaaaatgaaatcggaATCAGCCAGGAAGCGGAGGGAGGTTGTTGAAGGCCTCGATCATTGATAATCCcttatgtcattatttttttacatcacTTTCGAACAGTATCCATTTAGTATATGATGcaatttttaaataaacaatTAACATCTAGAAATTTCTTGCGTCCATTCATGTATCTACAATTAGTTGCAtatatgagggggggggggtgcagaaaATGCAGTATAGGGCAAAGTTGCGAGGCTGCCCATTTTCCTTAAAAATCATACTTTGTtatagattttgataaaatattctaaaaattaattaatatttaATCTTTTCTATCTTTCCATTCTTTGTTGTTATTGGCCGtggatcattattattatcattttcccccctatttttttttttttttgggggggggggcaggtgccCCATCCCCATTAACAcgacataaaatcataattatgcatCAAATCTAGGCGGCAAGATTTTGTTGGAATTCATGGTATTGGtagatttaataataataatgggttGTATATTCTTATAATCAAacttatttaaatatttatgtattctataaaattcatatttttatattttaatattattgcCATTTCACGattcaattaatttttgacAACTTTATGAGATAAGAATCATAAGGAAAAGAGTACACTgtaaaatattgggtaaaatttttactaccacgagggtaattattaTGTCCAAcaaatttggggcagtattttacccaatgcgggaaacatattgtccagtaaggtttaaAAAATAAGCCAGCAATTACTTttgaatgggcaaaattttcatcacactggatgaatgaaaatgcccaaaagaaatgcccaatgttggttggacacataattacccttatGGACGATGGAGCActtttaaccaatatttttagagtgtaattttTAATTGGTGAAGAATGGCACTCCATTTAAAAGTATGTTAAAGTTAATCCAGGTTGAACTTAACTATGGCTATTAGACTACCACCCAATTTGGTTAGCTTCTATTTTATAGGTGATTAGTGGGAGCGGACGTAGGAGAGAAACAACTTTAAtcgtaataatgataaatacagCAGGGATGACACCACCGAAGGTAAGGGCGACTGCTCCCTATGATTTTCAAATAgtgaaaggagaaaagaagagaaaatgggaaaagatggagaaagggaaagaagaatGAATAAGTATATTAAGCAGGAGAAGTCAGGGCAGTATAATATCCATATTAATTCAATTGAGAATAATATGACACAACATTAGTTCTGTCCTTCCCCCTATCAACATTTTCTGACGCAGCCCATGAATATATATGTGGTCGCATGTCATAAGGTGGTCCAATTTCGCGAACAGggtaaaaattgtcaaaaaatttaTTCTTTGATATGTTATAGTTATTACCATTCTCTAAAGAATGAGAAAGTTTTAAGTCTCGAATAcctttatttttccttaaaatgactAATTAACAGCTAATTATTACATAGACGTCAAtgtaaatgtgaattttgaaatgtgtttttctcAAATTGGACCTGC contains:
- the LOC129271096 gene encoding acidic phospholipase A2-like isoform X1, whose product is MAAYVTYILANLNNDMHLQKFVLSISLAGTVMYDNEEEPKSKQVLNMVNDRALNFLDGMMSCTTNRTFLETIADFGFYGCYCGFGGFGKPVDGVDRCCQSHDNCYGATHVTHGACYTTIVAYLVPYKYKLHQCDTRDAYVTCAGLDKYYWYDFLPKCAVAICECDRDLAMCLARQPFHKKYRFYNWLKCFGEDDEKNEVHKVDGEVILH
- the LOC129271096 gene encoding acidic phospholipase A2-like isoform X2, producing the protein MDSILFSLMFAAAIHTTAGTVMYDNEEEPKSKQVLNMVNDRALNFLDGMMSCTTNRTFLETIADFGFYGCYCGFGGFGKPVDGVDRCCQSHDNCYGATHVTHGACYTTIVAYLVPYKYKLHQCDTRDAYVTCAGLDKYYWYDFLPKCAVAICECDRDLAMCLARQPFHKKYRFYNWLKCFGEDDEKNEVHKVDGEVILH